The following proteins are co-located in the Deinococcus metallilatus genome:
- a CDS encoding MarR family winged helix-turn-helix transcriptional regulator — protein MTVANDNKSAEATQTGALLRTVTRLFGELQQRNFACCDVQSATQCVILTTLQREGDQTLTALTRTLNLDKAWLSRSTDGLVEQGLLVKTPHPGDRRALLLRLTDAGHQAGQDLDAQLNAQSARVLARLPEADRAAALRLLTSLSAALQAELDGEVGCGC, from the coding sequence ATGACCGTTGCCAATGACAACAAATCAGCAGAGGCTACACAGACGGGTGCCCTTCTGCGGACGGTGACGCGGCTGTTCGGGGAGTTGCAGCAACGCAACTTCGCCTGCTGTGATGTCCAGTCCGCGACCCAGTGCGTCATCCTGACTACCCTTCAGAGAGAAGGCGACCAGACCCTCACCGCCCTGACGCGCACCCTCAACCTCGACAAGGCGTGGCTCAGCCGCAGCACCGACGGCCTGGTGGAGCAGGGTCTCCTCGTCAAGACGCCGCACCCCGGTGACCGCCGCGCCCTGCTGCTGCGCCTGACCGACGCGGGGCACCAGGCCGGGCAGGACCTTGACGCCCAACTCAACGCCCAGTCCGCCCGCGTGCTGGCCCGCCTGCCGGAAGCCGACCGGGCAGCGGCCCTCCGGCTCCTCACCAGCTTGAGCGCCGCACTTCAGGCTGAACTCGACGGGGAGGTGGGCTGCGGATGCTGA
- a CDS encoding MFS transporter, with product MSDLSRGQRFLMWTLAVLTTVSYGALYYAQPLLAVAAEHERGWTRTQTGLAFTLALLVTALTAPAVGRALDARGGRVLVGGGALLGGAAFVLLALTHGYPLFVIGWLLAGVAMALTFYEAAFTVLGQQVGGATRTRATLTITLVAGLASTIFVPLTTALLAAGGLQGALLVLAALLVSVGLLAWWMLPAAGASTLDKGRVAFTPDQAFVRLMVAFTLARVVTVGVGLQLAPLLLAAAYAPGLAAALTGLLGLTALPGRVMFVPLLGRLGALPLTLLLFMLLGLGALLLRFTASPALTVTAIVLFGLSSGALTLARAELLTRWYPPETFGTANGLMARPVNLAQAFTPLGMGALFTLTGGYGWSFTLLAVLAALAAWVATRSTTSRDSWGGYGGDTNA from the coding sequence ATGTCTGACCTCTCTCGCGGCCAGCGTTTCCTGATGTGGACGCTGGCCGTCCTCACGACAGTCAGCTACGGTGCCCTGTACTACGCGCAGCCCCTCCTGGCCGTGGCCGCCGAGCACGAGCGGGGGTGGACCCGCACGCAGACCGGCCTCGCCTTCACCCTGGCCCTGCTGGTGACGGCCCTGACTGCCCCGGCGGTGGGCCGCGCTCTCGATGCCCGTGGGGGCCGGGTCTTGGTCGGCGGCGGTGCGCTGCTGGGCGGGGCAGCGTTCGTCCTGCTGGCGTTGACGCACGGCTACCCGCTGTTCGTCATCGGCTGGCTGCTCGCGGGGGTGGCGATGGCCCTGACCTTCTACGAGGCGGCCTTCACCGTCCTCGGGCAGCAGGTTGGCGGCGCGACACGGACCCGAGCGACCCTGACCATCACGCTGGTCGCGGGGCTGGCAAGCACCATATTCGTGCCGCTCACCACGGCGCTGCTGGCGGCGGGCGGCTTGCAGGGCGCGTTGCTGGTCCTCGCAGCCTTGTTGGTCTCCGTTGGCCTCCTGGCCTGGTGGATGCTCCCCGCCGCCGGGGCTTCGACCCTCGATAAGGGTCGGGTGGCCTTCACCCCCGACCAAGCCTTCGTGCGGCTGATGGTGGCCTTCACGCTCGCGCGGGTCGTGACGGTCGGGGTGGGTCTACAACTGGCTCCACTGCTCCTGGCCGCCGCCTATGCACCTGGGCTGGCGGCGGCGCTGACCGGCCTGCTTGGTCTCACGGCCCTGCCCGGCAGGGTAATGTTCGTGCCGCTCCTGGGGAGGCTGGGTGCCCTGCCGTTGACCCTGCTGCTGTTCATGCTGCTGGGTCTCGGGGCACTGCTGCTCCGCTTCACGGCCTCACCGGCCCTCACGGTGACAGCCATCGTCCTCTTCGGCTTGTCGAGCGGCGCGTTAACCCTCGCCCGAGCCGAACTGCTGACGAGGTGGTATCCCCCCGAGACCTTCGGGACGGCGAACGGCCTCATGGCCCGACCTGTGAACCTTGCCCAGGCGTTTACACCCCTGGGAATGGGGGCACTCTTCACCTTGACAGGCGGGTACGGCTGGTCGTTCACGCTGTTGGCCGTGCTGGCGGCCCTGGCTGCCTGGGTCGCCACCCGGAGCACCACTAGCCGTGACTCCTGGGGAGGCTATGGCGGAGATACAAACGCATAA
- the arsN2 gene encoding arsenic resistance N-acetyltransferase ArsN2, which yields MLTRNANPADVRGIEGLLASLGLPVAGVAEHLEGVRVAEQDNNLLGVAGLERHGQVGLLRSLAVVPSARGQGVAARLVSEVLDQARRLELEEVYLLTTTARTYFPRFGFTTASRASAPPALLASREFQDACPQSATLMRLPLKENVMTQTIPGLADHTSTAALLDALRAQPQRPLEFWLHGNLLVGPGYHVTEVKAVTIEAMDCGGRADAWRETVIQLKDGNAQEVQAGFMSTRKFLAIYDRVARSVPVRGEAEVRFEYGNSALPAMQYRVTHVEPQAERVIVHLRTPGVQCKAADTCGQPTTTAEASEGCAPASGCCGPATTDLITLG from the coding sequence ATGCTGACCCGGAACGCCAACCCTGCCGATGTGCGGGGGATTGAGGGACTGCTGGCGTCCCTTGGCCTCCCAGTGGCTGGTGTTGCCGAACACCTGGAGGGGGTGCGGGTGGCCGAGCAGGACAACAACCTCCTCGGGGTAGCCGGGCTGGAACGACATGGACAGGTCGGTCTGCTGCGTTCCTTGGCCGTCGTGCCGTCCGCCCGTGGGCAGGGCGTGGCCGCGAGACTCGTCAGTGAGGTGCTCGACCAGGCCCGCCGCCTAGAACTGGAGGAGGTCTACCTGCTCACCACCACCGCCAGGACCTACTTCCCGCGCTTCGGCTTCACGACGGCCTCCCGCGCCAGTGCGCCCCCCGCCCTGCTCGCCTCGCGCGAGTTTCAGGACGCCTGCCCCCAGTCCGCCACCCTCATGCGCCTGCCCTTAAAGGAGAACGTCATGACCCAGACCATCCCCGGACTCGCTGACCACACCTCGACTGCTGCCTTGCTCGACGCCCTCCGTGCCCAGCCGCAGCGTCCCCTGGAGTTCTGGCTCCACGGCAACCTGCTGGTCGGCCCTGGCTACCACGTCACCGAAGTCAAGGCCGTGACCATCGAGGCGATGGACTGCGGCGGTCGGGCCGACGCCTGGCGCGAGACGGTCATCCAGCTTAAGGACGGTAACGCCCAGGAGGTGCAGGCGGGGTTCATGAGCACCCGCAAGTTCCTCGCCATCTACGACCGGGTGGCAAGGAGCGTCCCGGTGCGCGGTGAGGCGGAGGTGCGCTTCGAGTACGGCAATAGCGCCCTCCCCGCTATGCAGTACCGCGTCACGCATGTCGAACCCCAGGCGGAGCGGGTCATCGTTCACCTGCGGACACCGGGGGTGCAGTGCAAGGCCGCCGACACCTGCGGTCAACCCACGACCACGGCGGAGGCCAGCGAGGGCTGTGCGCCTGCGAGTGGCTGCTGCGGCCCGGCGACGACCGACCTCATCACCCTGGGCTGA
- a CDS encoding DNA methyltransferase — protein MALSWNDIRARAATFARDWQDETQENAGAQTFWNEFFNVFGVDRKRVAVFEKKVGKVSGVSGRGRIDLLWPGRLLAEHKTRGKDLDAAFTQAQDYFAGLEEHERPAYVVVSDFARIRLYDLEAETHIEFPITEFPQHVERFGFIAGFQQRHFREQDPVNVKAAEQMARLHDQLEKSGYKGHQLELLLVRLLFLLFADDTGLFDQKGIFYDLIEATRKDGTDLGPVLAKLFQVLDTPLDRRQTTLDPRYAAFPYVNGELFRERIDLADFDAGMREHLLGASSLDWGKISPAIFGAMFQGVMDPAERRALGAHYTSEANILKALGPLFLDELKAMREAARGNKDKLQRFLNLLPTLRFLDPACGCGNFLILAYRELRRLELDALAELHRGHTLLNIGEVLKVNVGQFYGIEYEEFPAQIARVAMWLTDHQMNVEASLLLGQPFVNLPLADAAHILHGDALEADWEAHLNLAADADGLTQLYITGNPPFVGSYLMSPEQKRQVLALFDGNNEAGVLDYVTAWYMKSARLMRKIDRTWPHIRVATTLVSTNSIVQGEQVPPLWTEILENYGNAITAAHQTFAWSNDAPGRAGVHCVIIQFQPVKAAPIKRRLFTYANVKSAPTEQEARYINAYLLDGPAVIVRKQRKPMVAGVNQLVYGNKPADGGHLILHTEAELNEFLADEPGAKKFIKKLLDAQDFLKGQTRWCLWLVDAEPSELRKLPRVLERVQKVKQVREESKSPIIRKFASIPALFVQRPHVDTTYLVVPAHTSERREYIPFGYMDGETVINNALFMVPEADLFTFGVMTSRAHMDWMRLTSGRLESRYRYNKELTYNTFPWPDRRTLAAKQVQAIEAAAQAVLDARAKHPNSTLADLYDPNLMPLDLRKAHDALDRAVEACYRKAAFKSEAERVAFLLDEYQKLAPTLLTPAAKPAKKRIRKAAAD, from the coding sequence ATGGCACTGAGTTGGAACGACATTCGGGCGCGGGCGGCCACGTTCGCCCGTGACTGGCAGGATGAGACGCAGGAGAACGCCGGGGCGCAGACCTTCTGGAACGAATTCTTCAACGTATTCGGCGTGGACCGCAAGCGTGTAGCCGTCTTCGAGAAGAAGGTCGGCAAGGTCAGCGGCGTTAGCGGTCGCGGGCGAATTGACCTGCTGTGGCCCGGCAGGCTGCTGGCTGAGCACAAGACCAGGGGCAAGGACCTCGACGCCGCCTTCACGCAGGCGCAGGACTACTTCGCCGGGCTGGAGGAACACGAGCGGCCCGCCTACGTGGTCGTCAGTGACTTCGCCCGCATCCGCCTGTATGACCTCGAAGCAGAGACGCACATCGAGTTCCCGATTACCGAGTTCCCCCAGCACGTCGAACGCTTCGGCTTCATCGCCGGGTTCCAGCAGCGGCACTTCCGCGAGCAGGACCCGGTCAACGTCAAGGCTGCCGAGCAGATGGCGCGGCTGCACGACCAGCTTGAAAAGAGCGGCTACAAGGGCCACCAGCTTGAACTCCTGCTGGTGCGCCTGCTGTTCCTGCTGTTCGCGGACGACACCGGCCTGTTCGACCAGAAGGGCATCTTCTACGACCTGATTGAAGCGACCCGCAAGGACGGCACCGACCTGGGGCCAGTGCTCGCCAAGCTGTTCCAAGTCCTCGACACCCCGCTGGACAGGCGGCAGACCACCCTGGACCCGAGATACGCTGCCTTCCCCTATGTCAACGGCGAACTGTTCCGCGAGCGCATTGACCTCGCGGACTTTGACGCCGGGATGCGTGAGCACCTGCTGGGGGCCAGCAGCCTCGACTGGGGCAAAATCAGCCCGGCCATCTTCGGTGCCATGTTCCAGGGCGTCATGGACCCGGCCGAGCGCCGTGCCCTGGGTGCTCACTACACCTCCGAGGCGAACATCCTTAAGGCGTTGGGGCCGCTGTTCCTTGACGAACTGAAGGCTATGCGCGAGGCGGCGCGGGGCAACAAGGACAAGCTGCAACGGTTCCTCAACCTGTTGCCCACCCTGCGGTTCCTTGACCCTGCCTGCGGCTGCGGCAACTTCCTGATTCTGGCGTACCGCGAACTGCGCCGCTTGGAACTGGACGCCCTGGCCGAACTGCACCGAGGACACACGCTGCTGAACATCGGGGAAGTCCTGAAGGTCAACGTCGGACAGTTCTACGGCATCGAGTACGAGGAGTTCCCCGCGCAGATTGCCCGCGTGGCGATGTGGCTGACCGACCACCAGATGAACGTTGAGGCGTCCCTGCTGCTGGGGCAGCCCTTCGTCAACCTGCCGCTGGCCGACGCCGCCCACATCCTGCATGGGGATGCGCTGGAAGCGGACTGGGAAGCCCACCTGAACCTTGCAGCCGACGCCGATGGGCTGACACAGCTTTACATCACAGGTAATCCGCCCTTCGTGGGCAGCTACCTCATGTCACCTGAACAGAAGCGGCAGGTGCTCGCGCTGTTCGACGGCAACAATGAAGCAGGCGTTCTCGACTATGTGACGGCCTGGTATATGAAATCCGCCCGCTTGATGCGGAAGATTGACCGCACCTGGCCTCACATCCGGGTGGCGACCACCTTGGTAAGCACGAACAGCATCGTGCAAGGCGAGCAAGTACCGCCGCTGTGGACGGAGATTCTGGAGAATTACGGGAACGCCATCACCGCCGCGCACCAGACCTTCGCCTGGTCGAATGACGCCCCAGGCAGGGCGGGCGTGCATTGCGTCATCATCCAGTTCCAACCGGTTAAAGCAGCACCAATTAAACGGCGATTGTTCACGTATGCCAATGTCAAGTCGGCTCCCACGGAACAGGAGGCGAGGTACATCAACGCCTACCTGCTGGATGGGCCAGCAGTCATCGTCAGGAAGCAGCGCAAGCCGATGGTCGCCGGGGTCAACCAGCTTGTGTACGGCAACAAGCCTGCGGATGGCGGACATCTCATCTTGCACACGGAAGCCGAACTGAACGAGTTCCTGGCGGATGAACCGGGGGCGAAGAAGTTTATCAAGAAACTGCTGGATGCCCAGGACTTCCTGAAGGGACAGACGCGCTGGTGCCTGTGGCTCGTGGACGCCGAGCCGAGTGAGTTGCGGAAGCTGCCCAGGGTGCTGGAGCGGGTACAGAAGGTCAAACAGGTGCGGGAGGAGAGCAAGTCGCCCATCATCCGCAAATTCGCCAGCATACCTGCGCTGTTTGTCCAGCGACCGCACGTGGACACCACCTACCTCGTCGTACCCGCCCACACCAGCGAGCGCCGCGAATACATCCCTTTCGGCTACATGGATGGAGAGACTGTCATCAACAACGCGCTTTTCATGGTGCCGGAGGCCGACCTCTTCACCTTCGGGGTCATGACCAGCCGCGCCCACATGGACTGGATGCGTCTCACGAGTGGCCGCTTGGAGAGCCGCTACAGGTACAACAAGGAGCTGACCTACAACACCTTCCCCTGGCCCGACCGTAGAACGCTGGCCGCGAAGCAGGTGCAAGCCATCGAGGCTGCGGCCCAAGCCGTGCTCGACGCGCGGGCCAAACATCCCAACAGTACGCTCGCTGACCTGTACGACCCCAACCTGATGCCACTGGACCTCCGCAAGGCCCACGACGCCCTCGACCGGGCCGTGGAGGCGTGCTACCGCAAGGCCGCCTTCAAGTCCGAGGCCGAGCGGGTGGCGTTCCTGCTGGACGAGTACCAGAAGCTCGCCCCGACCCTGCTGACCCCGGCGGCGAAGCCCGCGAAGAAGCGGATACGGAAGGCGGCGGCGGACTAA